AGTCCTGCGGATGCTGCAGCGCCCAGTCCGGCGGCAGGGCGGCGCCCGTTCCGGGCAGCCGCTCCTCGATCACCGCGTGCGGGTAGTCGTGGACGGCCGAGGCCAGGATTTCGCCGTCCCGCACCCGCACCAGCACGGCACGCCCGGACAGCGTCCCGAAGTCGACGCCGACGACGTAGGTCTCCGCGTCCGAGGCCGGAGCGGGGGTGTATCGGTCACGGTCTCATCCTTCGTACGACGGGGGCGTCGGGCGGGCGGCGGCTCGGTCCGCGCCCTCGCGGGGCCGGTGGTCGGCCGGTGCTCCGTGTCCGCACCGGGCGGGCGGGAGCGGGCGGCCGGGGCGGGGCCGGGCCGGGCGGCCGGCGTGCCGGCGGTGCGGGTGGTGAGGGCGGCGGGAGCGCGCACAGCGATTGTTAACGTTCACAATTGGGCTGTCAAGGTCCGCCGCAGGGGCGGGCGGAGCATCGGGGCGGCGCCGGGGCGCGCCGGACGGCCGGGAGACGCCGGGGCGGCCGCCCGCCGGGGAGGCGGACAGCCGCCGCAGCGGTCGCCGATCCGCCGCGGAGCGGGTCAGCCCCGCGGCGCGGGGCCGGCCGACCTGCGCAGCACCATCTCCGGGGAGATCAGCACCCGGTCCCGCAGGTGGCCTGCGCCGGCGAGCTCGTCGACCAGCAACTCCAGTGCACGGCGGCCGAGTTCCGCGAAGTCCTGGCGGACGGTGGTGAGCGGGGGGATGAGGTAGGCGGACTCCGGGATGTCGTCGAAGCCGATCACGCTGATGTCGCCGGGCACCGAGCGGCCCGCCTCGTGCAGCGCCCGGAGCATGCCGAGCGCCATGTGGTCGTTGGCGCAGAACACCGCGGTGACGTCCCGGTCGCCGGCGATCCGCATGCCCGCCTCGTAGCCGGCCCGGGAGCTCCAGTCGCCGCTGTGCACCTTCGGCGCCTCGACCCCGGCCTGCTCCAGGGTGCGGCGCCAGCCGTCCTCGCGGTCCTGGCTCTCCAGCCAGCCGGCCGGACCTGCCACGTGGTGGACGGTGCGGTGGCCGAGGTCCAGCAGGTGGCGGGTGGCGGCGGCAGCACCGGCCAGGTTGTCGACGGAGACCGTCGGGACGCGCGAGCGGCTGCCCGCGCCGACCGCCACCACCGGGACGGCGCTGGACAGCTTGGCGACCGCACTGACCGCGGAGACCTGCGGGGCGATCACCACCACCCCCTCGACGCCCTGGTCGCGCAGCCGGTCGACGGCCTCCTGCAGGGACCTGCTGTCGAGCGAGCGCAGGCTGGCGACGCTGACGAAGTACCCCGCGCTCCTGGCCGCCTGTTCGAGGCCGTCGAGCATGGAGGCCGGGCCGTACAGGGTACTGGCGAAGCTCACCACCCCGAGGGTCTGGGAGCGCCGGGTGACCAGGGCGCGGGCGGCCGAATTGGGCCGGTAGTCGAGCTCGCGGATGGCGGCCAGCACCCGGTCACGGGTGTCGGGCCGGACGTGCGGCGCGCCGTTCAGGACGCGCGAGACCGTCTGATGGGACACCCCGGCCAGCTTCGCCACGTCCGCCATCACGGGCTGTCGGGGCTCCGCCCCGGCAGTCTCGTTTCCCACTCACAGCCCCCTCATCGGTGCAGAGCCAGTCGCGCGCTGCCACTGTCTCACGAGTGCCGGGGGAGTGTAGTTGTGTGCGCTCACACTCCGGCGACCGGGGCATCCGTGACGCGACCTGCCGCACGGCGCGGCCGCCGCGCCCGGCCGTCCGAGGGCCGGACGCGGAGCGACCGCATGCCGGACAGGCCCCGGACGGCGGGCCGTGGCGCGCGGAGCCGGTCAGCCGGCCGCCCCGAGCGGCACCGGCTCGGCCGCCACCAGCGGCGCGGCACCGGCGGCGGCCGTCGGCGGACGCTCGGCCAGCAGTCGCCGGGCACGGCCGAGCGCCCGGCGCGGATCCCGTACGCCGGTATAGACGCAGACCGTGTACTGGGCGTCCTCGAGTCGACGCCGTGCGGCGGCGTCCGGGGCGGGGTGCGCACCGAGGGCGTCCAGCTCCTCGACGAGTGCGCGCAGCGCGACGTAGTTGATCAGCGGCATGGGGCAGCCTCCCGCGACGAGTGGAGTGACCGGTTCCGAATCCTCGCTGCAGCGGCTACCCGGCGACCCCGACGCCAAGCCGTGCTCCGCCGAATGGGTGCACGTCCTTCACTCTTTCTCCGTCATCGGGGCGGCGCGGGGCGGGTCAGGACCCCCAGCGGCCGTCCCACGGGGTACGGGGCGGCACCGGCGGCGACTGGGGCGGCTGCGGCGGGTGCAGCGGCTCCGGACCGCCGAGCGGGTACAGCGGCGGGGGCTGCGGGTGGTGGTGCGGCGAGGGCCGCGGCGGCGCGGCGGGCCGGTCGCTGTCCGGCGGCGGCTGCGGGCGGCGGGGGCGGCGGCCCCCGGTGAGGCGGCTGCGCAGGCTGCGGTGCGGCAGGACGTCGGCCCAGCGCTCCGGGTACTCGGAGGGCGGCAGGTCGTCGTCCTCGTCCTCGTCCTCGCCCCCGTCGGCGAGACCGAGCTCGCGGACCAGCAGGGCCCGCTCGACGGCGCGGCGGGCGGCGGCCTCACGGACCACGACGGCGGCCGCCTCCTCGTGCGCCCGCACGTTCTCGGCGCGGGCGTCGGCCGTCTCCACGCTCGGCCAGCGGCGGTCGATCGCGGCGTTCATGGCGGCGCCGATGAGGACGGCCAGCGCCATCACGAAGATCCACAGCAGCACGGCGACGGGCGCGGCCAGCGAACCGTAGACGCTGGGGCCCTCCACCGAGCTGACCAGGTAGATCCGCAACGCCACGCTGCAGACCACGAGGACCAGCAGGGCGGTCAGCGCGCCCGGGAAGTGCTCGCGCCAGGGCGTGCTGACCGGGACAGCCACGTGGTAGAGGGTGGTGAAGAAGATCACCAGGAGCAGGATCGCGACCGGCCAGTAGAGGGCGTTCACCAGCCCGGCGGACCCTTGCAGGGCACCGATGACCAGCCCCGGGCCGGCGACGAGGAGCGGCAGCACCAGCGAGCCGATGGCCAGGGCGCCGAGGTAGAGGCCGAGCGACATCGTCCGGGTCTTCACGATGCCGCGCTTGCCGTCGAGGCCGTACATCACCGTGATGGTGTCGATGAAGATGTACAGCGCGCGCGAGCCGGACCACAGCGACAGCAGGAAGCCGATCGAGATGAGGTCGGGCCGGCCGGTGTCGAAGACCTTGGCGAGCAGCGGTTCGACGATCTGGTGGATCGACTCCGGTGAGAGCACCGTCCCGGATGCCGAGACGATGTCCGACTTGAGCTTGTCGATGGTGCCGGCCCCGAGGATGTCGTCGAGGTAGCCGAGGGTGCCGGCGAGGCAGAGCAGCAGCGGCGGGATCGACAGCAGGGTGAAGAACGCGGCCTCCGCGGCGAGGCCGGTGACCCGGTACTCGACGCAGGTGTTGGTGGTGTCCTTCAGCAGGCCCCAGCCGGTCTGGCGCCAGGTACTGCGCCTGACGGCGCGACGACGGCCGCCCCGGCGACGCGGGGGCCGCTCGGCGGCCGGTCCGGGGTCTCCCGCGGGGTACTGCCTGCTGCTTGCACGTCCCTACGGTACTGGGCCGCGTCCACTGCCTCCGCGCGCCCGCGCGCGAGGGCCGCCGGGGGCCGCGCGGCGGGGGTCCGCGGGCCCCCGGGTAGGCTGCCGCCGACAGCTCGCACCGCTCCGACGACGGAGTCTTTCCCTCTTGTCTCACAGTGCGACACGACTGCGTCCACAATACGGACGTTAGTGGACCGAGAGTCGTTCGCCGTGCGAATCTCTTGCCATGCCAAGCGCCGGAGCCACCCTCGTAGGTCGACTGCACGTCGACCTCCTCCGTGTGTCCAGCGCCATCTGTCCGGTGACCTGAGCCCCACCCCGCCGCCACCACCGCACCGGCGCCACCACCTCGCCATCCCCGCCGAAGCGGATGTGCGGGTGCCCTCCGGCCAGGGTCACTGCCACCTGAGGCCTGCAGCAAGAGCGCAGGTCAAGGCAGTTCCGCGCCCGGGGATGCCGACATCCCTCCTCAGAGCCAGCTGCCAAAGGACTGACACCATGGCCCCTACTCCCGAACCGGTCGAGCCCTCGGTCGCCGGCGCCCCCGTGCGCCGTCCCGCCGCCGCCCGCAAGGTGACCCGCCACCGCGGCGAGGGCCAGTGGGGCATGGGTCACTACACGCCGCTGAACGCCAACGAGCAGTTCAAGAAGGACGACGACGGTCTCAACGTGCGGACGCGCATTGAGACGATCTACGCGCACCGCGGCTTCGACTCGATCGACCCGGCCGACCTCCGCGGCCGGATGCGCTGGTGGGGCCTCTACACCCAGCGCAAGGAGGGCATCGACGGCGGCAAGACCGCCATCCTGGAGCCCCACGAGCTGGACGCCGAGTTCTTCATGCTCCGCGTGCGCATCGACGGCGGACGCCTCACCGTCGCCCAGCTGAAGGCGATCTCCGAGGTCTCCGAGCTGTACGGGCGCGGCACCGCCGACCTGACCGACCGGCAGAACGTCCAGTACCACTGGATCCGGATCGAGGACGTCCCCTCGATCTGGCAGAAGCTGGAGGCCGTCGGCCTGTCCACCACCGAGGCCTGCGGTGACACCCCCCGCGTGATCCTCGGCTCCCCGGTGGCCGGCATCGCCCAGGACGAGATCATCGACGGCACCCCCGCCATCGAGGAGATCCAGCGCCGGTTCATCGGCAACAAGGAGTTCTCCAACCTCCCGCGCAAGTTCAAGTCCGCGGTCTCCGGCTCCCCGCAGCTCGACGTCGCGCACGAGATCAACGACGTCGCCTTCGTCGGCGTCGTCCACCCCGAGCACGGCCCCGGCTTCGACCTCTGGGTCGGCGGTGGCCTGTCCACCAACCCCAAGCTGGGCGTGCGCCTGGGCGCCTGGGTGCCGCTGGACGAGGTCGCCGACGTCTACGGCGGCGTCATCGGCATCTTCCGCGACTACGGCTACCGCCGGCTGCGCAACCGCGCCCGGCTGAAGTTCCTGGTCGCCGACTGGGGCGTCGAGAAGTTCCGCCAGGTACTGGAGGACGAGTACCTGCAGCGCAAGCTGGTCGACGGCCCGGCGCCCGCCGAGCCGGTCGCCCGCTGGCGCGACCACGTCGGCGTGCACCGGCAGAAGGACGGCCGCTTCTACGTCGGCTTCGCCCCGCGGGTCGGCCGGGTCAGCGGCAAGGTCCTCGGCCAGATCGCCGACCTCGCCGCCGAGCACGGCTCCGACCGGCTGCGCACCACCGCCGAGCAGAAGATGCTGATCCTGGACGTCGCCGAGGACCGGGTCGACTCCCTGGTCGCCGGGCTGGAGGCGCTGGACCTCCAGGTCAAGCCGTCCCCGTTCCGCCGCGGCACGATGGCCTGCACCGGCATCGAGTACTGCAAGCTCGCCATCGTCGAGACCAAGGAGCGCGGCCGCACCCTGATCGACGAGCTGGAGCAGCGCCTCCCGGACTTCGACGAGCCGCTGACCATCAACATCAACGGCTGCCCGAACGCCTGCGCCCGCATCCAGGTCGCGGACATCGGTCTCAAGGGCCAGCTGGTGACGGACGACAACGGCGAGCAGGTCGAGGGCTTCCAGGTGCACCTGGGCGGCGCGCTCGGCCTGGAGGCCGGGTTCGGCCGCAAGGTCCGCGGCCTCAAGGTGACCAAGGACGGCCTGCCGGACTACGTCGAGCGGCTGCTCACCCGCTACCGCGCCGAGCGGAACGAGGGCGAGCGGTTCGCGCAGTGGACGGCCCGGGCGAGCGAGGAGGAGCTGTCGTGAGTGAGCGTGCGGCACCCTTCCACTGCCCGTACTGCGGTGACGAGGACCTGCGTCCCTCCGAGGCCGGGCACGGCTGCTGGGAATGCCGCGGATGCCTCCGCGCCTTCCAGCTGAAGTTCCTGGGCCTGCTGTCACCGACCAACGGGGGAAACACCGATGAGCACCGCGACTGACTACGAGGCGCTGGCCGCCGCCGCAGCCCGCGAGCTGGAGGAGGCCTCCGCGCAGGACGTCCTGCGCTGGGCCGCCGACACCTTCGGCAAGCGGTTCTGCGTCACCTCCTCCATGGAGGACGCGGTCGTCGCCCACCTGGCCTCCTCGGTGCTGCCCGGCGTTGACGTGGTCTTCCTGGACACCGGGTACCACTTCGCGGAGACCATCGGCACCCGCGACGCGGTGGCGGCGACCATGCCGGTCAACGTCATCACGCTCACCCCGAAGCTGACCGTGGCCGAGCAGGACGCCGAGTACGGGCCGCACCTGCACGACCGCGACCCGGACCTGTGCTGCTCGCTGCGCAAGGTCGAGCCGCTGAACCGGGGCCTGGGCGCGTACGACGCCTGGGCGACCGGGCTGCGCCGCGACGAGTCGCCGTCCCGCGCCGACACCCCGGTGGTGGCCTGGGACGCGAAGCGCCGCAAGGTGAAGCTCGCCCCGATCGCCCGCTGGACGCAGGACGACGTGGACGCCTACGTCCAGGCCAACGGCGTGCTGCTCAACCCGCTGCTGTGGGAGGGCTACACCTCGATCGGCTGCTCGCCGCTGTCCTGCACCGCCAAGCCCGGCGAGGGCGAGGAGGGCCGGGCCGGCCGCTGGGCCGGCTCGGGCAAGACCGAGTGCGGCATCCACCTCTGACCACCCGTCAGTCCGACACGAACCCAGGAGATCCCACCGTGACAACAGCCGACACACTGGCCGCCGGGGAAGCCGCAGAGGCGGCCTCCGCGGCCGCCCCCTGCGAGCGCGGCGCCACGGTGTGGCTGACCGGGCTGCCCAGCGCGGGCAAGACCACCCTGGCCTTCGCCCTGGCCGAGCGGCTGCGCGCCGAGGGCCACAAGGTCGAGGTCCTGGACGGTGACGAGATCCGCGAGTTCCTCTCCAAGGGGCTCGGCTTCACCAAGGAGGACCGGCACACCAACGTCACGCGGATCGGCTTCGTCGCCGAGAAGCTGGCCGCCAACGGTGTGAAGGTGCTCGCCCCGGTGATCGCCCCGTACGCGGACTCCCGCGCCGCCGTCCGCGAGCGGCACGCCGCCCACGGCACCGACTTCCTGGAGATCCACGTCGCCACCCCGGTCGAGCTCTGCGCCGAACGCGACGTCAAGGGCCTGTACGCCAAGCAGGCCGCCGGCGAGATCTCCGGTCTCACCGGCGTGGACGACCCGTACGAGGCACCGGCCGACCCGGAGCTGCGCCTGCAGACGCAGGGCCGCGCGGTCGCCGACTCCGCCGCCGAGCTGCACGCCTTCCTGACCGAGAGGGGTCTGGCATGACGACCGCCACGGACAGCCTTCTGGCCACCCAGGAGAATCCCTACGCCCTGTCGCACCTCGACGCCCTGGAGGCGGAGTCGGTGCACATCTTCCGCGAGGTGGCGGGGGAGTTCGAGCGGCCGGTGATCCTGTTCTCCGGCGGCAAGGACTCCATCGTCATGCTGCACCTGGCGCTGAAGGCGTTCTGGCCCGCCGCGGTGCCGTTCTCGCTGCTGCACGTCGACACCGGGCACAACTTCCCCGAGGTCATCGAGTACCGCGACCGCACGGTGGCCGAGCACGGCCTGCGCCTGCACGTCGCGCACGTCCAGGACTTCATCGACGACGGCCGGCTGCGCGAGCGCCCGGACGGCACCCGCAACCCGCTGCAGACCGTGCCGCTGCTGGACGCCATCGAGCGCAACAAGTTCGACGCCGTCTTCGGCGGCGGCCGCCGCGACGAGGAGAAGGCCCGCGCCAAGGAGCGCGTCTTCTCGCTCCGCGACGAGTTCGGCGCCTGGGACCCGCGCCGCCAGCGCCCCGAGCTGTGGTCGCTGTACAACGGCAAGCACGCGGTCGGCGAGCACGTCCGGGTCTTCCCGCTCTCCAACTGGACCGAGCTGGACGTCTGGCAGTACATCGAGCGCGAGGGCATCGAGCTCCCGGAGATCTACTACGCCCACCACCGCGACGTGTTCAAGCGCGACGGCATGTGGCTCACCGCCGGTGAGTGGGGCGGCCCGAAGGACAGCGAGCCCGTCGAGCAGCGCCTGATCCGCTACCGCACGGTCGGCGACATGTCCTGCACCGGCGCCGTGGACTCCGACGCCGTCACGATCGCCGACGTGATCGCCGAGATCGCCGCCAGCCGCCTCACCGAGCGCGGTGCCACCCGCGCCGACGACAAGCTGTCCGAGGCCGCGATGGAAGACCGCAAGCGCGAGGGGTACTTCTAGCCATGACCACCGCCCACCTGACCGATGAGAGCGGCGCCACCTCGCTGCTGCGGTTCGCCACCGCCGGCAGCGTCGACGACGGCAAGTCGACCCTGGTCGGCCGCCTGCTGCACGACTCCAAGTCGGTGCTCACCGACCAGCTGGAGGCCGTCGAGCGCGTCTCGCTCGGCCGCGGCCAGGAGGCGCCCGACCTGGCGCTGCTCACCGACGGCCTGCGCGCCGAGCGCGAGCAGGGCATCACCATCGACGTCGCGTACCGCTACTTCGCCACCGCCCGGCGGCGGTTCATCCTCGCCGACACCCCGGGGCACGTGCAGTACACCCGGAACATGGTGACCGGCGCCTCCACCGCCGAGCTGGCCGTGGTGCTGGTCGACGCCCGCAACGGTGTCGTCGAGCAGACCCGCCGGCACGCCGCGGTCGCCGCCCTGCTGCGCGTGCCGCACGTGGTGCTGGCCGTCAACAAGATGGACCTGGTGGACTACGCGGAGCCGGTCTTCGCGGCGATCGCCGAGGAGTTCACCGCGTACGCCGCCTCGCTGGGCGTCAAGGACATCGTGTCGGTGCCGATCTCGGCACTGGCCGGCGACAACGTGGTCGAACCGTCCGCGCACATGGACTGGTACGGCGGCCCGACGCTGCTGGAGCACCTGGAGACGGTCGCGGTCGTGGGCGACGCCGGCAGCGAGCCGGCCCGCTTCCCCGTCCAGTACGTGATCCGCCCGCAGACCGAGGAGCACCCCGACTACCGCGGCTACGCGGGCCAGTTGGCCTCCGGTGTGCTGCGGGTCGGCGACAAGGTCACGGTGCTGCCCTCCGGGCACACCACCACCGTCGCCGGGATCGACGCGCTCGGCAGGGAGACGGACATCGCCTGGGCCCCCCAGTCGATCACCGTCCGGCTCGCCGAGGACATCGACGTCTCCCGCGGCGACCTGATCGCGGCCGGCCCCGCCCCCGTCCCCACCAAGGACATCGAGGCGACCGTCTGCCACCTCAACGAGCGCACCCTGCGCCCGGGCGCGAAGGTGCTGCTCAAGCACACCACCCGCACCGTGCGCGCGCTGGTCAAGGAGATCTCCTACCGGATCGACATCGACACCCTCGAGCAGCGCTCCGGCGCCGAGGGCCTGGAGGTCAACGACATCGGCCACGTGGTGCTGCGCACCGCCGAGCCGCTGGCGCTCGACAGCTACGCGGACAACCGCCGGACGGGCTCGTTCCTGCTCATCGACCCGGCCGACGGCACCACCCTCACCGCCGGCATGGCGGGCGAGGCCTTCGAAACCGTACGCACCACCGAACCCGACGGGGAGGACTGGGTCTGATGCCCAGCGAGGCGTTCTCGGGCATGGACAAGGAAGGCGGCCGCATCGGCAGCGGCGTCCTCGGCAGCGGCCAGGGCGGCCTGACGCGATGTGGGGGCGGACAGGGGCGCTGATCCCCTGTCACCGGGCGGCACTTCCCACAGCAGCTGCCGACCCGGCTTGCCCGGCATGCGACATGCCGACAGCACCGCGACCACTTTCCGGCGGGCGCCCTCCGGCGCCCCACCCATGGACGGGACGACTCCCATGGCACACGACTCCACCACGCATACCTCCGTTCGGGCCCGCACCGGCCGTTTCAGACGGCCCGCCGCGGTCGCCGTCGCCGCCCTGACCGCCGCCGGCCTGCTCTCCGCCTGCAGCTACGGCTCCAAGAGCGACGACAAGACCGCCGCCGCCCCGGCCGCGGCCGCCTCGACCGGCGGTGCCAAGCTCTCCGCGAGCAGCGTCAAGATCGGCTACTTCGCCAACCTGACGCACGGCACCCCGCTGGTCGGCATCAAGGAGGGC
The Kitasatospora paranensis genome window above contains:
- a CDS encoding substrate-binding domain-containing protein, whose translation is MSHQTVSRVLNGAPHVRPDTRDRVLAAIRELDYRPNSAARALVTRRSQTLGVVSFASTLYGPASMLDGLEQAARSAGYFVSVASLRSLDSRSLQEAVDRLRDQGVEGVVVIAPQVSAVSAVAKLSSAVPVVAVGAGSRSRVPTVSVDNLAGAAAATRHLLDLGHRTVHHVAGPAGWLESQDREDGWRRTLEQAGVEAPKVHSGDWSSRAGYEAGMRIAGDRDVTAVFCANDHMALGMLRALHEAGRSVPGDISVIGFDDIPESAYLIPPLTTVRQDFAELGRRALELLVDELAGAGHLRDRVLISPEMVLRRSAGPAPRG
- a CDS encoding DUF5133 domain-containing protein, coding for MPLINYVALRALVEELDALGAHPAPDAAARRRLEDAQYTVCVYTGVRDPRRALGRARRLLAERPPTAAAGAAPLVAAEPVPLGAAG
- a CDS encoding YihY/virulence factor BrkB family protein, coding for MLKDTTNTCVEYRVTGLAAEAAFFTLLSIPPLLLCLAGTLGYLDDILGAGTIDKLKSDIVSASGTVLSPESIHQIVEPLLAKVFDTGRPDLISIGFLLSLWSGSRALYIFIDTITVMYGLDGKRGIVKTRTMSLGLYLGALAIGSLVLPLLVAGPGLVIGALQGSAGLVNALYWPVAILLLVIFFTTLYHVAVPVSTPWREHFPGALTALLVLVVCSVALRIYLVSSVEGPSVYGSLAAPVAVLLWIFVMALAVLIGAAMNAAIDRRWPSVETADARAENVRAHEEAAAVVVREAAARRAVERALLVRELGLADGGEDEDEDDDLPPSEYPERWADVLPHRSLRSRLTGGRRPRRPQPPPDSDRPAAPPRPSPHHHPQPPPLYPLGGPEPLHPPQPPQSPPVPPRTPWDGRWGS
- a CDS encoding putative leader peptide encodes the protein MPSAGATLVGRLHVDLLRVSSAICPVT
- a CDS encoding nitrite/sulfite reductase gives rise to the protein MAPTPEPVEPSVAGAPVRRPAAARKVTRHRGEGQWGMGHYTPLNANEQFKKDDDGLNVRTRIETIYAHRGFDSIDPADLRGRMRWWGLYTQRKEGIDGGKTAILEPHELDAEFFMLRVRIDGGRLTVAQLKAISEVSELYGRGTADLTDRQNVQYHWIRIEDVPSIWQKLEAVGLSTTEACGDTPRVILGSPVAGIAQDEIIDGTPAIEEIQRRFIGNKEFSNLPRKFKSAVSGSPQLDVAHEINDVAFVGVVHPEHGPGFDLWVGGGLSTNPKLGVRLGAWVPLDEVADVYGGVIGIFRDYGYRRLRNRARLKFLVADWGVEKFRQVLEDEYLQRKLVDGPAPAEPVARWRDHVGVHRQKDGRFYVGFAPRVGRVSGKVLGQIADLAAEHGSDRLRTTAEQKMLILDVAEDRVDSLVAGLEALDLQVKPSPFRRGTMACTGIEYCKLAIVETKERGRTLIDELEQRLPDFDEPLTININGCPNACARIQVADIGLKGQLVTDDNGEQVEGFQVHLGGALGLEAGFGRKVRGLKVTKDGLPDYVERLLTRYRAERNEGERFAQWTARASEEELS
- a CDS encoding phosphoadenylyl-sulfate reductase, which codes for MSTATDYEALAAAAARELEEASAQDVLRWAADTFGKRFCVTSSMEDAVVAHLASSVLPGVDVVFLDTGYHFAETIGTRDAVAATMPVNVITLTPKLTVAEQDAEYGPHLHDRDPDLCCSLRKVEPLNRGLGAYDAWATGLRRDESPSRADTPVVAWDAKRRKVKLAPIARWTQDDVDAYVQANGVLLNPLLWEGYTSIGCSPLSCTAKPGEGEEGRAGRWAGSGKTECGIHL
- the cysC gene encoding adenylyl-sulfate kinase, which gives rise to MAAGEAAEAASAAAPCERGATVWLTGLPSAGKTTLAFALAERLRAEGHKVEVLDGDEIREFLSKGLGFTKEDRHTNVTRIGFVAEKLAANGVKVLAPVIAPYADSRAAVRERHAAHGTDFLEIHVATPVELCAERDVKGLYAKQAAGEISGLTGVDDPYEAPADPELRLQTQGRAVADSAAELHAFLTERGLA
- the cysD gene encoding sulfate adenylyltransferase subunit CysD produces the protein MTTATDSLLATQENPYALSHLDALEAESVHIFREVAGEFERPVILFSGGKDSIVMLHLALKAFWPAAVPFSLLHVDTGHNFPEVIEYRDRTVAEHGLRLHVAHVQDFIDDGRLRERPDGTRNPLQTVPLLDAIERNKFDAVFGGGRRDEEKARAKERVFSLRDEFGAWDPRRQRPELWSLYNGKHAVGEHVRVFPLSNWTELDVWQYIEREGIELPEIYYAHHRDVFKRDGMWLTAGEWGGPKDSEPVEQRLIRYRTVGDMSCTGAVDSDAVTIADVIAEIAASRLTERGATRADDKLSEAAMEDRKREGYF
- a CDS encoding sulfate adenylyltransferase subunit 1, with the translated sequence MTTAHLTDESGATSLLRFATAGSVDDGKSTLVGRLLHDSKSVLTDQLEAVERVSLGRGQEAPDLALLTDGLRAEREQGITIDVAYRYFATARRRFILADTPGHVQYTRNMVTGASTAELAVVLVDARNGVVEQTRRHAAVAALLRVPHVVLAVNKMDLVDYAEPVFAAIAEEFTAYAASLGVKDIVSVPISALAGDNVVEPSAHMDWYGGPTLLEHLETVAVVGDAGSEPARFPVQYVIRPQTEEHPDYRGYAGQLASGVLRVGDKVTVLPSGHTTTVAGIDALGRETDIAWAPQSITVRLAEDIDVSRGDLIAAGPAPVPTKDIEATVCHLNERTLRPGAKVLLKHTTRTVRALVKEISYRIDIDTLEQRSGAEGLEVNDIGHVVLRTAEPLALDSYADNRRTGSFLLIDPADGTTLTAGMAGEAFETVRTTEPDGEDWV